Proteins co-encoded in one Sphingopyxis sp. BE259 genomic window:
- a CDS encoding ATP-binding cassette domain-containing protein has product MTNFSVEATGLTKYFGNFKAVDQVNLAVPTGSIYGVLGPNGAGKTTSLRMTLGIIDPDEGSSRVFGERPQAVRHRIGYLPEERGLYPGMKAREAIAFMGALRGLDWREGRRRAATFMTELGLERVIDEKVRKMSKGMAQMIQLIGSIVHAPDLIVLDEPFSGLDPVNQERLEMLVRRERDRGATILFSTHVMAHAERLCDRLAIIARSQRRFEGTVDDARGLLPMQVRYTPRADADTASIAALLPAGAEMRGDSWHFPIGDTDVEPLLVRITNSGLGVAGLSITRPALHDAFVHIVRQVDASFAADARTDAVEEALA; this is encoded by the coding sequence TTGACCAATTTCAGCGTCGAGGCGACTGGCCTCACCAAATATTTCGGTAATTTCAAAGCGGTCGACCAGGTCAACCTGGCGGTGCCGACGGGCAGCATCTATGGCGTGCTCGGCCCCAATGGCGCGGGCAAGACGACCAGCCTGCGGATGACATTGGGGATCATCGACCCCGACGAGGGCAGCAGCCGCGTGTTCGGCGAGCGCCCGCAAGCGGTGCGCCACCGCATCGGCTATCTGCCCGAAGAACGCGGCCTCTATCCCGGCATGAAGGCGCGCGAAGCAATCGCGTTCATGGGCGCGCTGCGCGGGCTCGACTGGCGCGAAGGCCGCCGCCGCGCCGCAACCTTCATGACCGAACTCGGGCTCGAACGCGTGATCGACGAAAAGGTCCGCAAGATGTCGAAGGGCATGGCGCAGATGATCCAGCTGATTGGGTCGATCGTCCATGCCCCCGACCTGATCGTCCTGGATGAACCTTTTTCGGGTCTCGACCCGGTCAATCAGGAACGGCTGGAGATGCTGGTCCGCCGCGAACGCGACCGCGGGGCGACGATCCTGTTTTCGACCCATGTCATGGCCCATGCCGAGCGCCTGTGCGACAGGCTGGCGATCATCGCGCGGTCGCAGCGCCGGTTCGAGGGCACCGTCGACGACGCGCGCGGCCTGCTGCCGATGCAGGTGCGCTACACCCCGCGCGCCGACGCCGACACCGCATCGATCGCCGCGCTGCTCCCCGCGGGCGCCGAAATGCGCGGCGACAGCTGGCATTTCCCGATCGGCGACACCGACGTCGAACCGCTGTTGGTACGGATAACGAACAGCGGCCTGGGCGTTGCGGGGCTGTCGATCACCCGCCCCGCGCTCCACGACGCATTTGTTCATATCGTTCGCCAGGTCGATGCGAGTTTCGCTGCCGACGCCCGAACCGACGCGGTCGAGGAGGCACTGGCATGA
- the tsaD gene encoding tRNA (adenosine(37)-N6)-threonylcarbamoyltransferase complex transferase subunit TsaD, with amino-acid sequence MTLILGLESSCDETAAALVDSDRRILAHRVAGQEAEHSPFGGVVPEIAARAHVDRLAPIVAGVLADAGVSLADVDAIAATAGPGLIGGVMVGLVTGKALAHAANKPLIAVNHLEGHALSPRLVEPDLKFPYLLLLVSGGHCQLLLVRGVGDYRRLATTIDDAAGEAFDKTAKLLGLGFPGGPAVECVARDGNPHAVPLPRPLVGSAEPHFSFAGLKSAVARAAASGAHNVPDLTASFQQAVVDCLVDRSRIALAACPEATAFVVAGGVAANGAIRTALTDLAARFDRPFVAPPLWLCTDNGAMIAWAGAERFAVGLFDDLSVAARPRWPLDPDAETVRGAGVKA; translated from the coding sequence ATGACTCTCATCCTTGGCCTCGAATCGAGCTGCGATGAAACCGCAGCAGCGCTTGTCGATAGCGATCGGCGCATCCTCGCGCACCGCGTCGCGGGGCAGGAGGCCGAGCATAGCCCGTTCGGCGGCGTCGTTCCGGAGATAGCGGCGCGCGCGCATGTCGACCGGCTGGCACCGATCGTCGCCGGAGTGCTCGCCGATGCCGGCGTGTCGCTCGCCGATGTCGATGCGATCGCCGCAACCGCCGGTCCGGGCCTGATCGGCGGCGTGATGGTCGGGCTCGTCACCGGCAAGGCGCTGGCGCACGCCGCGAACAAGCCGCTGATCGCGGTCAATCATCTCGAAGGCCATGCGCTGTCGCCGCGGCTCGTCGAGCCCGACCTCAAATTTCCCTATCTGCTGCTGCTCGTCTCGGGCGGCCATTGCCAGTTGCTGCTGGTCAGGGGCGTCGGCGATTATCGCCGCCTCGCCACCACGATCGACGACGCGGCGGGTGAGGCGTTCGACAAGACCGCCAAGCTGCTCGGGCTGGGCTTTCCCGGCGGTCCGGCGGTCGAATGCGTCGCACGGGACGGCAATCCGCACGCGGTGCCGCTCCCGCGCCCGCTGGTCGGCAGCGCCGAACCACATTTCTCGTTCGCCGGGCTGAAAAGTGCCGTCGCGCGCGCCGCGGCGAGCGGTGCACATAATGTCCCTGACCTCACCGCCTCGTTCCAGCAAGCGGTCGTCGATTGCCTGGTCGACCGCAGCCGCATCGCGCTTGCCGCCTGCCCCGAGGCGACGGCGTTCGTTGTCGCCGGCGGGGTGGCCGCCAATGGCGCGATCCGCACCGCGCTGACCGATCTTGCCGCGCGCTTCGATCGCCCGTTCGTCGCGCCGCCCCTGTGGCTGTGCACCGACAATGGCGCGATGATCGCCTGGGCGGGGGCCGAGCGCTTCGCGGTGGGTCTATTCGACGATCTGTCAGTCGCCGCGCGCCCGCGCTGGCCGCTCGATCCTGACGCTGAAACCGTGCGCGGTGCGGGAGTGAAAGCATGA
- a CDS encoding uroporphyrinogen-III synthase, with protein sequence MSGGLPLLVTRPEPGNSATMARANALGFDAHAMPLFAARALPWTAPPPTGYDALLLTSVQAVRLAGPQLGRLAMLPVYAVGAATADAAQAAGLSVARTGEANAQSLLDAMTSENIAGILWLCGRDRTDFDPRGAALEPLACYAVDPVAPSPDWQKLIAGPAVLLAHSARAAARLAELVGPVRAHLTLVAISPAVAAAAGDGWADLVASEQPTDAAMLALAHALCHKGRK encoded by the coding sequence ATGAGCGGCGGCCTGCCGCTGCTCGTCACCCGCCCCGAACCGGGCAATAGCGCCACCATGGCGCGCGCGAACGCGCTGGGATTTGACGCCCATGCGATGCCGCTGTTTGCCGCGCGGGCGCTGCCGTGGACCGCGCCGCCGCCGACAGGTTACGACGCGCTGCTGCTCACCAGCGTGCAGGCTGTGCGGCTCGCCGGGCCGCAGCTCGGACGCCTTGCTATGCTGCCGGTTTATGCGGTGGGCGCAGCGACTGCCGATGCCGCGCAGGCGGCCGGATTGTCGGTTGCGCGAACCGGCGAGGCGAATGCCCAAAGCCTTCTTGATGCCATGACGTCGGAAAATATTGCCGGGATTTTATGGCTTTGCGGTCGCGATCGAACAGACTTCGACCCCCGCGGCGCGGCGTTGGAACCGCTGGCTTGCTATGCGGTCGATCCGGTTGCGCCGTCGCCGGATTGGCAGAAACTCATCGCCGGACCGGCGGTTCTACTCGCACATTCCGCGCGTGCCGCAGCGCGACTCGCCGAGCTCGTTGGTCCCGTGCGCGCGCATCTGACGCTGGTGGCGATCAGCCCCGCGGTTGCGGCGGCGGCGGGCGATGGTTGGGCCGATTTGGTCGCAAGTGAGCAGCCCACCGACGCGGCAATGTTGGCACTGGCCCATGCTTTGTGCCACAAGGGGCGAAAATAG
- the hemC gene encoding hydroxymethylbilane synthase, whose product MNDLPTIENPLRIGTRASPLAMAQAHMTVAALIVAHGLAPEALEIVPMTATGDRIQDRALAEVGGKELWTRELDAALDAGVIDIAVHSLKDVETLRDARFALGAMLERADPRDRLVVREGMEAATIAALPHGARLGTSSPRRAAQIQRIRADLQPVLLRGNVATRLAKLAAGEADATLLAAAGLDRLGMHGVGTAQDAAALLPAASQGAIGIECRAADGAALALLLAIDHAPTHRAVAAERAFLAALGGDCRSPVAAHAHWRADGMLQLDAEIFSEDGAEHVVGHALIDHDDAAAALARRLLDDAPATVRRLFAP is encoded by the coding sequence ATGAACGACCTTCCCACAATCGAAAATCCGCTGCGTATCGGCACGCGCGCGTCGCCGCTGGCGATGGCGCAGGCGCATATGACCGTGGCGGCGCTGATCGTGGCGCATGGCCTTGCGCCCGAGGCGCTTGAGATCGTGCCGATGACCGCGACCGGCGACCGCATTCAGGACCGCGCGCTCGCCGAGGTGGGCGGCAAGGAGCTGTGGACGCGCGAGCTTGACGCGGCGCTCGATGCCGGGGTGATCGATATTGCGGTCCATTCGCTGAAGGACGTCGAAACGCTGCGCGATGCCCGCTTTGCGCTGGGCGCGATGCTCGAACGTGCCGACCCGCGCGATCGTCTGGTGGTGCGCGAGGGGATGGAAGCGGCAACGATCGCGGCGCTGCCGCACGGCGCCCGGCTCGGAACCAGCAGCCCGCGCCGCGCGGCGCAGATTCAGCGGATTCGTGCAGACCTCCAGCCGGTGCTGCTGCGCGGCAACGTCGCGACGCGGCTGGCGAAGCTGGCAGCGGGCGAGGCCGATGCCACCTTGCTCGCGGCGGCGGGGCTCGACCGGCTGGGGATGCATGGGGTTGGAACGGCGCAGGATGCGGCGGCGCTGTTGCCCGCGGCCTCGCAAGGCGCGATCGGCATCGAGTGCCGCGCCGCCGATGGCGCCGCGCTCGCGCTGCTCCTTGCGATCGACCATGCGCCGACCCACCGCGCGGTGGCGGCGGAACGCGCCTTTTTGGCGGCGCTTGGGGGCGACTGCCGCTCGCCGGTCGCGGCGCATGCGCATTGGCGCGCTGACGGCATGCTCCAACTCGACGCGGAGATTTTCTCCGAAGATGGCGCCGAGCATGTGGTCGGTCATGCGTTGATCGACCACGACGATGCGGCCGCGGCGCTGGCACGGCGGTTGCTCGATGACGCTCCCGCGACGGTGCGGCGGCTGTTCGCACCATGA
- a CDS encoding lipopolysaccharide biosynthesis protein codes for MSQTDSAAAPASPAGAPSGDADTAALAKGGRTNFFGFLLRLVARLPFLYVAGRWYGPEAVGRFAFAVLVIELVAQLATLGLKRGLAEQLSAPGADHRTVVWDGMFVAFLASAAGSALLFLLPQLMYPAGDVGGADRWMALLVFAIAGTDIALAACAYRFDIGATVRARAIVEPWVISAAAAGFWFVSVRDGLMLSYAAAMVGAFLTALIPMLRHYGGPRGWQPHPAHLIAVARRNAPLAAADAIEWGTRRLDLFILGQFTSPTIYGIYYMAQQVASLPQKLKTSFEPILGPVITRNLAENRLAAVAAQVSQVGFWIIAAQAGVALALGIPGEAVMGLVGPEFVSGTAALAFLLAAEVVAATAVVSEAALVYVARHRNLLISIATLALQAVLSVALILIAKSMGLPPITYAAAVALALMLALGFASLVKARLLAHVLKAPVNSLRWALVWATAGAAILGWGATQLPEWAELLIGVPVILGIYSWLIWTRGFGPADRALFKKHPEAAEASS; via the coding sequence TTGAGCCAGACGGACAGCGCAGCCGCGCCCGCATCGCCTGCTGGCGCACCCTCGGGCGATGCCGATACCGCCGCGCTTGCCAAGGGCGGGCGCACCAACTTCTTCGGCTTCCTCCTGCGCCTGGTCGCGCGCCTGCCCTTCCTCTATGTCGCGGGGCGCTGGTACGGGCCCGAAGCGGTCGGGCGCTTTGCTTTTGCGGTGCTGGTCATCGAACTGGTCGCGCAGCTCGCGACGCTGGGGCTGAAACGCGGGCTGGCCGAACAGCTGAGTGCTCCCGGCGCCGATCACCGCACCGTCGTGTGGGACGGCATGTTCGTCGCATTTCTGGCGTCGGCAGCAGGATCGGCGCTGCTGTTTCTGCTACCGCAGCTGATGTATCCGGCGGGCGATGTCGGCGGCGCCGACCGCTGGATGGCGCTGCTCGTCTTTGCCATTGCCGGGACCGACATCGCGCTGGCGGCCTGCGCCTATCGCTTCGACATCGGCGCGACAGTGCGCGCGCGGGCGATCGTCGAACCGTGGGTGATCAGCGCCGCGGCGGCGGGGTTCTGGTTCGTGTCGGTGCGCGATGGGCTGATGCTGTCCTATGCCGCGGCGATGGTCGGCGCCTTTCTGACCGCGCTGATCCCGATGCTGCGCCATTATGGCGGGCCGCGCGGCTGGCAGCCGCATCCGGCGCATCTGATCGCAGTTGCGCGGCGCAACGCGCCGCTTGCTGCCGCCGATGCGATCGAATGGGGGACGCGCCGTCTCGACCTGTTCATCCTGGGCCAGTTCACCTCGCCGACCATCTACGGCATTTATTACATGGCGCAGCAAGTTGCATCGTTGCCGCAAAAGCTCAAAACCAGTTTCGAGCCGATTCTGGGGCCGGTGATCACTCGCAATCTCGCCGAAAACCGGCTTGCCGCCGTGGCGGCACAAGTGAGTCAGGTCGGCTTCTGGATCATCGCCGCGCAGGCGGGGGTCGCGCTCGCGCTCGGCATCCCGGGTGAGGCGGTGATGGGCCTGGTCGGCCCCGAATTCGTCAGCGGCACCGCGGCGCTCGCCTTCCTGCTCGCCGCCGAGGTCGTCGCCGCCACTGCCGTCGTCAGCGAGGCGGCGCTGGTTTACGTCGCGCGCCACCGCAATTTGTTGATCAGCATCGCGACGCTCGCGTTGCAGGCAGTGCTCAGCGTCGCGCTGATCCTGATCGCGAAATCGATGGGGCTGCCGCCGATCACTTACGCCGCCGCCGTCGCGCTCGCGTTGATGCTTGCGCTCGGCTTTGCCTCGCTGGTCAAGGCGCGGCTGCTGGCGCATGTGCTGAAGGCGCCGGTCAACAGCCTGCGCTGGGCGCTCGTCTGGGCGACCGCGGGCGCCGCCATCCTCGGCTGGGGCGCCACCCAGCTGCCCGAATGGGCCGAACTGCTGATCGGCGTGCCGGTGATCCTGGGGATTTACTCGTGGTTGATCTGGACCCGCGGCTTCGGCCCCGCCGACCGGGCACTGTTCAAAAAACATCCCGAAGCGGCGGAAGCGTCGAGTTAG
- a CDS encoding ABC transporter permease, whose amino-acid sequence MTPFLKNMLVIARRDFLAIVATPTFLLFLLAPLFMVGMGLAGGMGASQLADSARGTGRIVAVVDAADVEALRAADARLRDAFTRDDAPPPIEYRIAGQGSPDPLAITREKGTDTYAVMTGPLGSPRIVERNAEGSSGRYLTLLVNQVRRDRAAGEIAPVTPRFESIQRGGTSIAVQQSLGFGAVFIIFLLTLLLAGQTVSSLAEEKGNKVIEILAAAVPLESVFLGKLLGFLGVAVLFIAFWMAMALAGGLIAATQLDPAALATAQSASKATAALGATPATGWPFFLGIGFVYFILSFLLLGAVFLGVGAQAATVREIQMLSLPITIFQVGMFSLSTAAASAPGSSLSTIAQIFPFSSPLAMAARAATDDSKSVHLLALGWQAIWVALVIFISVRLFRAGVLSSGSGWKFWRRRGRAAALAATAAAATAQATDPH is encoded by the coding sequence ATGACCCCGTTCCTCAAGAATATGCTGGTCATCGCGCGGCGTGACTTTCTGGCGATCGTCGCCACTCCGACCTTCCTGTTGTTCCTGCTCGCGCCGCTGTTCATGGTCGGCATGGGGCTGGCGGGCGGCATGGGCGCGTCGCAGCTGGCGGACAGCGCCCGCGGCACCGGCCGCATCGTTGCGGTGGTCGATGCCGCCGATGTCGAGGCGCTGCGCGCCGCCGACGCTCGCCTGCGCGACGCCTTTACGCGCGACGATGCGCCGCCGCCCATCGAATATCGCATCGCCGGGCAAGGGTCGCCCGATCCGCTGGCGATCACGCGCGAAAAGGGCACCGACACCTATGCGGTGATGACAGGGCCGCTCGGCAGCCCCCGCATCGTCGAGCGCAACGCCGAGGGCAGCTCGGGACGCTATCTCACTCTGCTGGTCAATCAGGTGCGGCGCGACCGCGCCGCTGGCGAGATCGCGCCGGTGACCCCGCGCTTTGAAAGCATCCAGCGCGGCGGCACCAGCATCGCGGTGCAACAGTCGCTGGGCTTTGGCGCGGTGTTCATCATTTTCCTGCTGACCTTGCTCCTCGCCGGCCAGACGGTGAGTTCGCTGGCCGAAGAAAAGGGCAACAAGGTGATCGAGATTCTCGCCGCCGCGGTGCCGCTGGAAAGCGTCTTTCTGGGCAAGCTGCTCGGTTTTCTGGGGGTCGCGGTGCTGTTCATCGCCTTCTGGATGGCGATGGCGCTCGCCGGCGGGCTGATTGCGGCGACGCAACTCGACCCCGCAGCGCTGGCGACGGCGCAAAGCGCCAGCAAGGCGACCGCGGCGCTTGGCGCGACACCTGCAACCGGCTGGCCTTTCTTCCTCGGCATCGGCTTTGTCTATTTCATCCTGTCGTTCCTGCTGCTCGGCGCGGTGTTCCTCGGCGTCGGCGCGCAGGCGGCAACGGTGCGCGAAATCCAGATGCTCAGCCTGCCGATCACGATTTTCCAGGTCGGCATGTTCAGCCTGTCGACCGCCGCAGCGAGCGCCCCGGGCAGCAGCCTGTCAACGATCGCGCAGATTTTTCCCTTCTCGTCACCGCTCGCGATGGCGGCGCGCGCCGCGACCGACGACAGCAAGTCGGTGCACCTGCTCGCGCTCGGCTGGCAGGCGATCTGGGTGGCGCTCGTCATCTTCATATCGGTGCGCCTGTTCCGCGCCGGGGTGCTGAGCAGCGGCAGCGGCTGGAAATTCTGGCGGCGCCGCGGACGGGCGGCGGCGCTCGCCGCGACCGCCGCCGCTGCAACGGCGCAGGCCACCGACCCTCATTGA
- the queG gene encoding tRNA epoxyqueuosine(34) reductase QueG has product MVAEALPSSTDTFEQRLEAVARAQGFAAFGIADAGAAPQTAARLTQWLAEGRHGDMIWMESRAAQRGSPKGLWPEVRSVIALGMSYAPVHDPLALADHPTRGRISVYAQGGDYHDVVKKALKAVARWLVAEAPDAELKVFVDTAPVMEKPLAAAAGLGWQGKHSNLVSRDHGSWLFLGAIYTTLNLVTNPPGRDSCGSCSACQDACPTQAFPAPYQLDARRCISYLTIEHDGPIPLDLRRGIGNRVYGCDDCLAVCPWNKFADTAHTHRAFLSRAELVAPSLADLLALDDAGFRQVFAGSPIKRIGRGRMVRNAAIAAGNSGDAGFRPALEQLADDETPMVADAARWALGELTL; this is encoded by the coding sequence ATGGTTGCGGAAGCCTTGCCCTCCTCCACAGACACGTTCGAACAGCGGCTCGAAGCGGTGGCGCGCGCCCAGGGTTTCGCGGCGTTCGGGATCGCCGACGCGGGCGCGGCGCCGCAAACCGCTGCACGCTTGACCCAGTGGCTGGCCGAGGGACGCCACGGCGACATGATCTGGATGGAAAGCCGTGCCGCACAGCGCGGTTCGCCCAAGGGGCTGTGGCCCGAGGTGCGATCGGTGATCGCGCTGGGGATGAGCTACGCCCCCGTGCACGATCCGCTGGCGCTCGCCGATCATCCGACACGCGGGCGGATCTCGGTCTATGCCCAAGGCGGCGACTATCATGACGTCGTCAAAAAGGCGCTGAAGGCGGTGGCGCGATGGCTGGTCGCCGAGGCGCCCGACGCCGAACTCAAAGTGTTCGTCGATACCGCCCCGGTGATGGAAAAGCCGCTCGCGGCGGCGGCCGGGCTGGGCTGGCAGGGCAAGCACAGCAATCTGGTCAGCCGCGATCATGGCAGCTGGCTGTTTTTGGGCGCGATCTACACGACGCTCAACCTGGTCACGAACCCGCCGGGGCGCGATAGCTGTGGCAGTTGTTCGGCGTGCCAGGACGCCTGCCCGACCCAGGCGTTTCCGGCGCCCTACCAGCTCGATGCGCGGCGCTGTATCTCGTATCTCACCATCGAACATGACGGGCCGATCCCGCTCGACCTGCGGCGCGGCATCGGCAATCGCGTTTATGGCTGCGACGATTGCCTGGCCGTGTGTCCGTGGAACAAGTTCGCCGACACCGCGCATACGCACCGCGCCTTTCTGTCGCGCGCCGAGCTGGTCGCGCCATCGCTCGCCGATCTGCTGGCGCTCGACGATGCCGGGTTCCGGCAGGTGTTTGCAGGCTCGCCGATCAAGCGCATCGGGCGCGGGCGGATGGTGCGGAACGCCGCGATTGCAGCGGGGAACAGCGGCGATGCCGGGTTTCGACCGGCGCTGGAGCAGCTGGCCGACGATGAAACGCCGATGGTGGCGGATGCGGCGCGCTGGGCGCTGGGTGAATTGACGTTATGA
- a CDS encoding EI24 domain-containing protein, translating to MTRAVQAFLLALRDLPTPRVVRILLQSLALTLLLLIVAGAALFFAARWALEHWGWLGATERDMAGVLVVLAIVAGSWLLFRAVAIVVVGLFADAIVADVEGRHYPGAAAGAVDVGWRQNIRLALASLVRLIGGNLLALPVYILLLVTGIGTPIFALFVNGLLLGRDLEAMVLARHPERPRLDRSARWSLGLLSAATFVVPIANLLAPIVGAAMAVHMLHLASGDQKR from the coding sequence ATGACCCGTGCTGTTCAAGCCTTTCTGCTCGCACTTCGTGATCTGCCGACCCCGCGCGTCGTGCGGATCCTGCTGCAAAGCCTGGCGCTGACCCTGCTCCTGCTGATCGTCGCGGGCGCCGCACTCTTTTTCGCTGCGCGCTGGGCGCTCGAACATTGGGGTTGGCTGGGCGCGACCGAACGCGACATGGCCGGGGTCCTGGTCGTGCTGGCGATCGTCGCGGGTAGCTGGCTGTTGTTTCGCGCCGTCGCGATCGTCGTCGTCGGGCTGTTCGCCGACGCGATCGTCGCCGATGTCGAGGGGCGCCACTATCCCGGCGCCGCAGCGGGCGCCGTCGATGTTGGCTGGCGGCAGAATATCCGCCTTGCGCTGGCATCGCTGGTGCGGCTGATCGGCGGCAACCTGCTCGCGCTGCCGGTCTATATACTCCTGCTGGTCACCGGCATCGGCACCCCGATCTTTGCCTTGTTCGTCAACGGCCTGCTGCTCGGCCGCGATCTAGAGGCGATGGTGCTGGCGCGCCACCCCGAACGCCCGCGGCTGGATCGCTCTGCGCGCTGGTCGCTTGGTCTGCTGTCCGCCGCAACCTTCGTGGTGCCTATCGCCAATCTGTTGGCGCCGATCGTCGGCGCCGCTATGGCCGTCCATATGCTCCATTTGGCGAGCGGGGACCAGAAAAGATGA
- a CDS encoding adenosine kinase, whose protein sequence is MASTARLDVVAIGNAIVDVLARADDALITAENLVKGSMRLIDAAEAERLYAAMGPAIEMSGGSAANTLAGMAALGRRCGFIGQVADDQLGQVFTHDLTSLGVAFDTPPLAVGAPTARCLILVTPDGQRTMNTFLGASQNLGHDSLDAALIADADILYLEGYLWNADASRAAMAEAIGLAKAAGRRVAFTLSDTFVVAGHGEDFRRMMAAREIDILFANEAELLELAQEGDFEAALAKVAADVPLLVATRGEHGAVAVTNGERSEVAAEPIDDVVDTTGAGDLFAAGFLAGLAEGRPITDCLTMGAVCAREIIAQVGPRAQTDLNAKVAERLG, encoded by the coding sequence ATGGCCTCCACCGCCCGCCTCGACGTTGTTGCCATCGGCAATGCGATCGTCGACGTCCTCGCTCGCGCCGACGACGCGCTGATCACCGCCGAAAATCTGGTCAAGGGATCGATGCGGCTGATCGACGCCGCCGAGGCCGAGCGGCTGTATGCAGCGATGGGTCCGGCGATCGAAATGTCGGGCGGCAGCGCGGCCAATACGCTGGCCGGCATGGCCGCGCTGGGACGCCGCTGCGGTTTCATCGGCCAGGTCGCCGATGACCAGCTGGGCCAGGTGTTCACCCACGATCTGACGTCGCTCGGCGTCGCGTTCGACACGCCGCCGCTCGCGGTTGGCGCCCCGACCGCGCGCTGCCTGATCCTGGTGACCCCCGACGGGCAGCGGACGATGAACACTTTCCTCGGCGCGTCGCAGAATCTGGGTCATGATTCGCTCGACGCGGCGCTGATCGCCGACGCCGACATTCTCTATCTGGAAGGCTATTTGTGGAACGCCGACGCCTCGCGCGCCGCGATGGCCGAGGCGATCGGGCTGGCCAAAGCGGCAGGCCGCCGCGTCGCCTTCACCTTGTCCGACACCTTTGTGGTCGCGGGGCATGGCGAGGATTTCCGCCGCATGATGGCGGCGCGCGAGATCGATATCCTGTTCGCCAACGAAGCCGAACTGCTCGAACTGGCGCAGGAAGGCGATTTCGAGGCGGCGCTGGCCAAGGTCGCCGCCGACGTGCCGTTGCTGGTCGCGACGCGCGGCGAACATGGCGCGGTTGCGGTGACGAACGGCGAACGCAGCGAAGTCGCCGCCGAACCGATCGACGATGTCGTCGACACGACGGGCGCCGGCGACCTGTTCGCCGCCGGTTTCCTGGCGGGTCTGGCCGAAGGACGCCCGATTACCGACTGCCTGACGATGGGCGCGGTGTGCGCGCGCGAAATCATTGCGCAGGTCGGCCCGCGGGCGCAGACCGATCTCAATGCCAAGGTTGCCGAACGACTGGGCTAG
- a CDS encoding NAD(P)H-dependent glycerol-3-phosphate dehydrogenase has product MTSYRNFGVIGGGAWGTALAQLLAADGAPVRLWAREDDVVAAINAEHRNPAFLPGAALSASLTATGALADMAACDALLVVVPVPFLRAVLADLPRGDAPLIFCSKGMEAGSFAFPIDMAHDLAPQRPHAVLSGPTFAHEVAAGLPTAITLAAADLDLAAAIAGAIARPHFRPYVSTDVIGAEIGGAIKNILAIACGIVDGAGLGLNARAALISRGFAEMTRFGLSRGAQAETLAGLAGLGDLVLTCTSSNSRNFALGQGLGRGADAESLMADRRTVAEGAFSAPVIAAAARADGIDMPICDTVAQLVAGETRVVDAIHALLSRPLRSEGR; this is encoded by the coding sequence ATGACGTCATATCGGAATTTCGGTGTGATCGGCGGCGGGGCGTGGGGGACCGCGCTCGCGCAGCTGCTTGCCGCCGATGGCGCCCCTGTCCGGCTGTGGGCGCGCGAGGACGACGTCGTCGCCGCGATCAACGCCGAACATCGCAATCCCGCGTTTCTGCCGGGCGCGGCGCTGTCGGCTTCGCTCACCGCAACCGGCGCGCTAGCCGACATGGCAGCTTGCGATGCGCTGCTGGTCGTCGTGCCGGTACCGTTCCTGCGTGCCGTGCTCGCCGATCTGCCCAGGGGCGACGCACCTTTGATCTTTTGCAGCAAGGGTATGGAGGCGGGCAGCTTCGCTTTCCCGATTGACATGGCGCACGATCTGGCGCCGCAGCGGCCGCACGCGGTGCTCTCCGGCCCGACCTTTGCGCACGAGGTCGCCGCGGGCTTGCCGACCGCAATCACCCTTGCCGCCGCCGATCTCGACCTTGCCGCCGCCATTGCAGGCGCGATCGCACGGCCGCATTTTCGCCCCTATGTCTCGACCGACGTCATCGGCGCCGAGATTGGCGGCGCGATCAAGAATATTCTCGCGATCGCCTGCGGCATCGTCGATGGCGCCGGGCTCGGCCTCAACGCGCGCGCGGCGCTGATCAGCCGCGGTTTTGCCGAAATGACGCGCTTTGGCCTATCCCGCGGGGCGCAGGCGGAAACGCTGGCGGGGCTCGCCGGACTTGGCGACCTCGTGCTGACCTGCACCTCATCGAACTCGCGCAATTTTGCGCTCGGTCAGGGCTTGGGGCGTGGCGCCGATGCCGAATCTTTGATGGCCGATCGCCGCACCGTGGCCGAAGGAGCGTTCAGCGCTCCGGTGATCGCCGCCGCGGCGCGCGCCGACGGCATTGACATGCCGATCTGCGACACCGTCGCACAGCTGGTCGCGGGGGAAACGCGCGTTGTCGATGCCATTCACGCCCTGCTCAGCCGCCCGCTGCGATCCGAGGGTCGGTGA